In a single window of the Papaver somniferum cultivar HN1 chromosome 8, ASM357369v1, whole genome shotgun sequence genome:
- the LOC113302189 gene encoding shaggy-related protein kinase eta-like — translation MALLQLGPPSTSTNNNNSFNLKPDNHEQQQQQQLVKIIPTTEMGDHDKEISAAVIEGNDPVTGHIISTTIGGKNGEPKQTISYMAERVVGTGSFGIVFQAKCLETGEPVAIKKVLQDRRYKNRELQLMRSMDHPNVVSLKHCFFSTTSRNELFLNLVMEYVPETVYRVLKHYSNVNQRMPLIYVKLYMYQIFMGLSYIHTVPGVCHRDVKPQNILVDPLTHQVKLCDFGSAKILVKGEANISYICSRYYRAPELIFGATEYTTSIDIWSGGCVLAELLLGQPLFPGESAVDQLVEIIKILGTPTREEIRCMNPNYTDFRFPQIKAHPWHKVFHKRMPPEAIDLVSRLLQYSPSLRCTALEACSHPFFDELRQPNARLPNGRPLPPLSNLKQEVRT, via the exons ATGGCTTTGTTGCAGTTGGGTCCTCCTTCTACTtctacaaataataataatagttttaATCTAAAACCAGATAAtcatgaacaacaacaacaacaacaacttgtgAAAATTATTCCAACTACAGAAATGGGGGATCATGAtaag GAaatttctgctgctgtaattgaGGGAAATGATCCAGTCACTGGTCATATTATTTCAACCACCATTGGAGGCAAGAATGGTGAACCAAAGCAG ACCATCAGTTACATGGCCGAACGTGTTGTGGGGACTGGATCATTCGGAATTGTTTTTCAG GCGAAATGCTTGGAAACTGGAGAGCCTGTGGCTATTAAGAAGGTCTTGCAGGACAGGAGGTATAAAAATCGTGAGCTGCAGTTGATGCGCTCGATGGACCACCCAAATGTGGTTTCTTTGAAGCACTGTTTCTTTTCCACCACTAGTAGAAATGAGCTTTTTCTCAACTTGGTCATGGAATATGTCCCTGAAACTGTTTATCGAGTACTAAAGCACTACAGCAATGTGAACCAGAGGATGCCACTCATCTACGTGAAACTTTATATGTACCAG ATTTTTATGGGGTTATCTTATATTCACACTGTTCCTGGAGTTTGTCATAGGGATGTGAAGCCTCAAAACATTTTG GTTGATCCGCTTACCCATCAGGTGAAGCTTTGCGACTTCGGAAGTGCAAAAATTCTG GTCAAGGGTGAAGCAAACATATCTTACATATGCTCTCGTTACTACAGGGCCCCAGAACTCATATTTGGGGCTACAGAATACACAACATCGATAGATATCTGGTCAGGTGGTTGTGTACTTGCAGAACTTCTGCTGGGACAG CCATTATTTCCAGGAGAAAGTGCGGTTGAccaacttgttgagattatcAAG ATTCTTGGAACTCCAACACGCGAGGAAATTCGGTGTATGAATCCGAACTATACAGATTTTAGGTTTCCTCAGATAAAAGCTCACCCTTGGCATAAG GTTTTCCACAAACGAATGCCCCCGGAAGCAATTGATCTCGTGTCACGACTGCTTCAGTATTCTCCAAGTCTTCGCTGCACTGCG TTAGAAGCATGTTCCCATCCTTTCTTTGATGAGCTTCGGCAACCCAACGCTCGCCTGCCAAATGGACGTCCTTTACCCCCTCTATCCAACTTAAAACAGGAAGTACGGACTTAG